The proteins below come from a single Rosa rugosa chromosome 2, drRosRugo1.1, whole genome shotgun sequence genomic window:
- the LOC133728446 gene encoding uncharacterized protein LOC133728446: MLRLKARLNFCGKELTEDYMIQKTLEYDNKRITTFNKLINLLQVAERHDEVLLSNNARPIGTKKIPETNYGKVKDGKNPNAKGVRLANPYPRGNNAPHGKGHGGRDIGRGGPPNIWRRDGGVGPSGNGNKVQRAPKNPSVKPDRVGNEPCYRCGIIGHWYKNCQASNTVAATYKRYRESKEQEAHYMEEGGHDPDVNLTITDFNGNKELAQSIDA, encoded by the coding sequence atgttgcgcctcaaggcacgtctaaatttctgtggaaaggaactcacagaagattatatgatccagaagactctagagtatgacaacaaaagaatcacaaccttcaataagctgatcaacctactgcaagtggctgagaggcatgaTGAAGTTCTTTTGAGCAACAATGCCAGGCCcattgggacaaagaaaattcccgagactaattatggcaaagtgaaagatggaaagaaccccaatgcaaagggggttAGACTTGCtaatccctacccacgtggcaataATGCACCACATGGCAAGGGACATGGGGGTCGTGATATAGGtcgtggaggccctcccaatatatggcgcagagatggtggtgtTGGCCCTAGTGGtaatggaaacaaggtgcaaagggcacccaagaacccttcagtcaaaccggatagagttggcaatgaaccatgctataggtgtggaatcattgggcattggtacaagaactgccaagcaagcaacacagtagcagccacttacaagagatatagggagtctaaagaacaagaggctcactatatggaagaaggaggccatgacccagacgtcaacctcacaattacaGACTTTAATGGCAAtaaggaacttgctcagtcaatcgatgcctga